A genomic window from Shewanella vesiculosa includes:
- a CDS encoding ABC transporter ATP-binding protein translates to MTSIVTLENISKGFRDGESFHPVLQQVSLTLQQGQTIALTGPSGSGKSTLLNIIGGFETIDNGDMLIRQGDNMLSVTQWQDKQWSQYRRRSLGVIFQHFNLLTPLNVRDNIQFSLALNQLTWSPWCDELCHQLGLTPLLERNIENLSGGQQQRVAIARALAHKPQLILADEPTGNLDQHAGMQVMQLLTELAQQANCCILMVTHSEECAAFMQHRWHVENQQIVVNPTNKKLQG, encoded by the coding sequence ATGACAAGCATCGTTACCTTAGAAAATATTAGTAAAGGGTTTCGCGATGGCGAGTCATTTCATCCCGTATTGCAGCAAGTGAGCCTGACACTGCAACAAGGTCAAACAATTGCACTAACAGGCCCTAGTGGTAGCGGCAAAAGTACTTTACTGAATATCATTGGTGGCTTTGAAACTATCGACAATGGCGACATGTTAATTCGTCAAGGCGATAACATGCTCTCAGTAACACAATGGCAAGATAAGCAATGGAGCCAGTATCGACGTCGGTCGCTTGGAGTGATATTTCAACATTTTAACTTACTGACACCATTAAATGTCCGTGACAATATTCAATTCTCACTGGCGCTCAACCAATTAACTTGGAGCCCTTGGTGTGATGAGTTATGCCATCAACTCGGCTTAACCCCATTACTGGAGCGTAATATTGAAAATCTCTCTGGTGGGCAACAACAACGGGTCGCCATTGCGAGAGCATTAGCTCACAAACCACAATTGATTTTAGCTGATGAGCCGACAGGTAACCTAGATCAACACGCTGGAATGCAGGTAATGCAACTACTCACTGAATTAGCTCAACAAGCAAACTGCTGCATTTTGATGGTTACCCACAGCGAGGAGTGTGCAGCGTTTATGCAACACCGTTGGCATGTTGAAAATCAGCAAATAGTAGTTAACCCTACAAATAAAAAGCTGCAGGGATAG